In Nomia melanderi isolate GNS246 chromosome 5, iyNomMela1, whole genome shotgun sequence, a single genomic region encodes these proteins:
- the LOC116430860 gene encoding endoplasmic reticulum transmembrane helix translocase: MATIGTARIDELVQTVTLHKPRKLLFTGYILPSVILLTIWIYSWIFIYGIDEYYDAGLVGIAVIGLLQIFICLCCQWSVHVHTFLNCSSEKNPYKAAVAKVIPTPNNGSSELVRLYHSEQQEPWFIFQETKYCWNPHKKCFNGLEFPINHSIKYYREWTGYLDEKEVGFAEEKYGKNKLDMVVPEFRELFKERAIAPFFVFQVFCVALWCLDKYWYYSIFTLIMLIMFECTLVQQQLRNMAEIRKMGNKPYMMMVYRNRRWRFMFTDQLVPGDIVSITRSQNDNLVPCDMLLLRGLCVVDESMLTGESVPQMKEPVDDIDGDRQLDIDGNAKLHILFGGTKVVQHTPPSKNVSGLKASDNGCVAYVLRTGFSTSQGKLLRTILFGVKHVTANNLETFGFILFLLVFAIAAATYVWIKGSEDPTRNKYKLFLECTLILTSVVPPELPIELSLAVNTSLLALSKLGVFCTEPFRIPFAGKVEICCFDKTGTLTSDNLVVEGIAGIDGKADVMQLSNAPLESIQVLATCHSLVQIDDGIVGDPLEKATLKAINWTLTKHDSMIPKKGQSPVLKIVHRHHFTSWLKRMSVIAGYTTSGSSEFNYMTTVKGAPEIIKNMLSTVPENYDSTYLSLSRRGARVLALGYRRLPGPLSYQDLRELTREDLEKNLTFAGFVIISCPLKPDSKAVIKEIVNSSHSVVMITGDNPLTACHVSRELHFTKKPVMLILTLNDGEWFWESVDGKMNLPLSIKNITRGKEIWREHALCVTGEGLTYLKDNERELMRSLLPHIVIFARCEPKQKEFIIVTLQNLGYSTLMCGDGTNDVGALKHAQVGVAILSSPPERASKHKQDDTKNENVISNSMLVNGPRMNSRMSANARYNNTKIQKLLKQLEQQNNVIVKLGDASIAAPFTSKMSSIECICHVIKQGRCTLVTTLQMFKILALNALGQAYSQSVLYLDGIKFSDAQATLQGGLMATCFLFISRSKPLKTLSKQRPLPNIFNLYTIATVLLQFTVHFASLVYLVREATIISPSDDALSVTLGTNHTVSQNMSISENADIDDQNKPFKANLINSTVYIIVMSIQLFTFAINYRGHPYMESLSQNKSLLYGFIGIAAVILGLCGFVPDLAAQFEIVEFPNDFRNLLFQILILDFVLAYVVDRACLWLCGEGKHRKL, from the exons ATGGCGACTATTGGCACAGCAAGGATAGACGAACTCGTGCAAACAGTCACCCTACACAAACcaaggaaattattatttacggGCTACATATTACCGTCTGTAATATTGCTTACAATATGGATTTACAGTTGGATATTTATATACGGAATCGATGAATATTATGACGCGGGTTTGGTGGGCATCGCAGTTATCGGTTTACTACAGATTTTCATATGTTTGTGTTGCCAGTGGTCTGTGCACGTGCATACTTTTCTTAATTGTAGTTCG gAGAAAAATCCGTATAAAGCTGCAGTAGCAAAAGTAATTCCAACACCTAACAATGGCAGTTCAGAACTTGTTAGGTTGTACCATTCAGAGCAACAAGAACCATGGTTTATATTTCAAGAGACTAAATATTGTTGGAATCCACATAAAAAATGCTTTAATGGCCTCGAGTTTCCCATTAATCACTCTATTAAATATTATCGTGAATGGACAGGGTACTTAGATGAAAAAGAAGTTGGATTTGCAGAGGAAAAATATGGCAAAAATAA GTTAGATATGGTGGTACCAGAATTCAGAGAATTATTCAAGGAAAGAGCAATAGCACCATTCTTCgtgtttcaagtattttgtgTTGCTTTATGGTgcttagataaatattggtaTTATAGTATCTTTACACTTATTATGCTCATTATGTTTGAATGTACACTTGTGCAACAACAACTTCGAAATATGGCAGAGATCAGAAAAATGGGAAACAAGCCGTACATGATGATG gTCTATAGAAATAGAAGATGGCGTTTTATGTTCACTGATCAGTTAGTGCCTGGTGACATTGTGTCCATAACAAGATCTCAGAATGATAATTTAGTGCCATGTGATATGTTACTTTTAAGAGGGCTCTGCGTGGTCGATGAGAGTATGCTAACAG GGGAATCGGTTCCACAAATGAAGGAACCAGTGGATGATATTGATGGAGACAGACAGTTAGACATAGATGGTAATGCTAAACTTCATATCCTTTTTGGAGGCACAAAGGTTGTACAACATACTCCACCTAGTAAAAACGTATCTGGCCTTAAAG cTAGTGATAATGGCTGTGTGGCCTATGTATTACGTACTGGATTTTCAACGTCACAGGGTAAACTTTTGAGAACAATACTGTTCGGAGTTAAACATGTTACAGCCAATAACTTGGAAACATTTGgctttatcttatttttattagtttttgcaATTGCTGCAGCTACATATGTGTGGATTAAAG gaAGTGAGGATCCTAcaagaaacaaatataaattatttttggaaTGTACACTTATCTTAACATCAGTTGTTCCACCAGAATTACCTATTGAATTGTCACTTGCTGTTAATACATCTTTACTGGCCCTCTCAAAACTTG GTGTATTTTGCACAGAACCTTTTAGAATACCATTTGCTGGAAAAGTTGAAATTTGTTGTTTTGATAAAACTGGTACTTTAACTAGTGACAACTTGGTAGTAGAAGGCATAGCAGGCATAGA TGGGAAAGCAGATGTTATGCAACTTTCTAATGCACCGTTAGAAAGTATACAAGTACTTGCAACGTGCCATTCACTTGTACAAATCGATGATGGAATTGTTGGCGATCCGCTTGAAAAAGCGACATTAAAGGCTATTAATTGGACTCTCACAAAAC ATGACTCTATGATACCTAAAAAGGGCCAGTCTCCTGTCTTAAAAATTGTGCACAGGCATCATTTTACCTCTTGGTTGAAAAGAATGTCAGTTATAGCTGGCTACACGACGTCGGGATCgtcagaatttaattatatgacCACTGTGAAAGGAGCacctgaaattattaaaaatatg TTATCAACTGTACCAGAGAATTATGACTCAACTTACTTATCGCTCTCCCGTCGTGGTGCAAGAGTATTAGCTTTGGGATATAGAAGACTTCCTGGACCTTTATCGTACCAAGATTTAAGAGAGTTAACAAGAGAAGATTTAGAGAAAAATCTAACATTTGCTGGATTTGTAATCATAAGTTGTCCACTTAAACCAGATTCTAAGgctgttattaaagaaatagtaaATTCTTCACATTCG GTTGTTATGATTACTGGAGATAATCCTTTAACGGCATGCCACGTAAGTCGTGAATTACACTTTACAAAAAAACCAGTCATGCTCATACTGACTTTAAACGACGGAGAGTGGTTTTGGGAAAGCGTGGATGGAAAGATGAATCTGCCTCTGAGTATAAAAAACATTACTCGTGGTAAAGAAATTTGGCGGGAACATGCTCTTTGTGTAACAGGAGAG GGTTTAACATACTTAAAAGATAATGAACGAGAACTCATGCGTTCATTACTGCCACACATTGTGATTTTTGCAAGGTGTGAACCGAAGCAAAAggaatttataattgtaactCTACAGAATCTCGGATACTCAACTCTTATGTGTGGAGATGGTACTAATGATGTTGGTGCTTTGAAACACGCCCAAGTGG gaGTTGCTATCCTTTCTAGTCCACCGGAAAGAGCATCTAAACATAAGCAAGATGatacaaaaaatgaaaacgtGATCTCAAATTCAATGCTGGTCAATGGTCCAAGAATGAACTCAAGAATGTCTGCTAACGCtagatataataatactaaaatacagAAGCTATTAAAGCAGCTGGAACAACAGAATAATGTTATTGTTAAGCTTGGTGATGCTTCAATTGCTGCACCATTCACTAGTAAAATGTCGTCTATTGAGTGCA TATGTCACGTTATTAAACAAGGGCGATGCACTTTAGTCACAACtttacaaatgtttaaaattttggCGCTTAATGCGTTAGGCCAAGCATACAGTCAATCTGTTCTTTATTTAGATGGAATAAAATTTAGTGATGCACAGGCTACATTACAAGGTGGTCTAATGGCTACctgctttttatttatatcaagATCAAAGCCTTTAAAGACATTGTCTAAACAAAGACctttaccaaatatttttaatttgtatactATAGCCACTGTACTGCTTCAATTTACCGTACACTTTGCTTCTCTCGTGTATCTAGTAAGAGAAGCAACAATAATATCTCCAAG tgATGATGCACTATCAGTTACGTTGGGTACAAATCATACAGTTTCTCAGAATATGTCCATAAGCGAGAATGCAGATATAGATGACCAGAATAAACCTTTTAA
- the LOC116430826 gene encoding ATP-dependent RNA helicase DDX54, producing MKDTDIMGFANPKETSDNDEEDEISKIKKKACKKSGGFQSMALSFPVIKGILKRGYKIPTPIQRKTIPLALEGRDIVAMARTGSGKTACFLLPMFEKLKARQAKAGARALILSPTRELALQTLKFIKELGKFTGLKASVILGGDSMENQFSAIHGNPDILVATPGRFLHICIEMDLQLNNIEYVVFDEADRLFEMGFGEQINEITNRLPESRQTLLFSATLPKVLVDFAKAGLTDPVLLRLDVESKIPEQLSLSFIVCRPEEKLAVMLCLLKNVIKSESQSVIFAATQHHVEYIHQVLDKAGISNTFVYSNLDPSARKINTAKFETNKVKVLIVTDVAARGLDIPHLDNVINFNFPAKSKLFVHRVGRCARAGRTGTAYNIVSPDEYAYLLDLHLFLGRPLHIIPASGSVENTEGAIGKMPQAMIEEELAELINWQNSSTDLQNMEKVCDNAYKQYIRSRPAASSESVKRVKELHIGEAGVIPEYSDMSSNTRNLLSKILNYRPQGTIFEIGSKASSTDYQVMKSKRSLHKENIMNFHRKAEELEAKKSLENQTKKANLPSSTNDEISSAFNTVVLPKKRNVDDLYKPKKKKRSAAKDDEFFIPYFAPDKHTEDGLAVNSFNTEADKVQMDLTADNEESLRLQAQIKKWDRKKKKMITINNDRKANKIRTESGVWIPASYKTNRYSMWKEKSKIDAINDDDSEEEPQEMQKLLTTANTHWARHNQKLKEKIKTNKELKRPEQILKARKLLERKRNRNGRKGKGQKSRKK from the exons ATGAAAGACACAGATATTATGGGATTTGCTAATCCTAAAGAAACAAGTGACAATGATGAAGaagatgaaatttcaaaaattaaaaagaaagcatGTAAAAAATCAGGGGGATTTCAGTCAATGGCTCTTAGTTTCCCTGTAATAAAGGGAATTTTAAAACGTGGATACAAGATACCAACACCTATTCAACGAAAG acaATTCCTTTAGCTTTAGAAGGCCGTGATATAGTAGCTATGGCAAGAACAGGTAGTGGAAAGACAGCTTGTTTTTTATTACctatgtttgaaaaattgaaagcaaGACAAGCAAAAGCTGGTGCGAGAGCTTTAATCTTATCACCTACTCGTGAATTGGCAttgcaaacattaaaatttataaaggaaTTAGGAAAATTTACAGGTTTAAAAGCATCTGTTATTTTGGGAGGTGATAGTATGGAAAATCAGTTCAGTGCAATTCATGGGAATCCTGATATATTAGTTGCTACACCAGGAAGATTTTTGCATATATGTATAGAGATGgatttacaattgaataacATTGAATATGTTGTTTTCGATGAGGCTGATAG aTTATTTGAAATGGGCTTTGGAgaacaaattaatgaaattacaaaCAGATTACCAGAATCTCGTCAGACATTACTATTTTCTGCAACACTTCCCAAAGTTTTAGTAGATTTTGCAAAGGCTGGGCTGACTGATCCTGTTTTATTACGGTTAGATGTAGAAAGTAAAATACCAGAACAATTATCACTTTCGTTTATAGTCTGTAGACCAGAAGAAAAGTTAGCAGTAAtgttatgtttattaaaaaatgttattaagagTGAGTCTCAGTCCGTAATATTTGCTGCGACACAACATCATGTAGAATATATTCATCAG GTGTTAGATAAGGCAGGAATTTCTAATACATTCGTTTATTCAAACTTGGACCCATCAGCTAGGAAAATAAATACAGCcaaatttgaaactaataaagttaAGGTACTAATAGTAACAGATGTTGCTGCTCGAGGTTTAGATATTCCACATTTagataatgtaataaattttaattttcctgCTAAATCGAAACTCTTTGTGCACAGAGTAG GTCGTTGTGCACGTGCTGGCCGAACAGGTACTGCTTACAATATTGTAAGTCCAGATGAATATGCTTACCTTTTAGATTTACATCTTTTCCTTGGTCGTCCCTTACATATCATTCCGGCTTCTGGATCTGTTGAGAACACGGAGGGCGCTATAGGTAAAATGCCACAAGCAATGATAGAGGAAGAACTTGCTGAATTAATAAATTGGCAAAACAGTTCCACGGATttg CAAAATATGGAAAAAGTTTGTGATAACGCATATAAACAGTATATAAGATCTCGACCAGCAGCTTCTTCTGAAAGCGTTAAGAGGGTGAAGGAGTTGCACATTGGCGAGGCAGGTGTTATACCAGAATACTCCGACATGTCTTCCAACACCAggaatttattatcaaaaattctaaattatagACCACAGGGG ACGATATTTGAAATTGGATCCAAAGCATCTTCTACCGATTATCAGGTAATGAAGTCAAAACGATCGCTTCATAAAGAAAACattatgaattttcatagaaaagcGGAGGAATTAGAGGCTAAAAAAAGTTTAGAGA ATCAGACCAAAAAAGCGAATCTTCCATCAAGTACAAATGACGAGATAAGTTCAGCATTTAACACTGTTGTTTTACCAAAGAAAAGGAATGTCGATgatttatataaacctaaaaagaaaaaacgatcTGCAGCGAAAGATGACGAGTTCTTTATTCCATATTTTGCTCCAGACAAACATACAGAAGACGG ATTAGCAGTTAACTCTTTCAATACGGAAGCAGACAAAGTTCAGATGGATTTAACTGCTGATAACGAGGAATCGCTACGACTCCAGGCACAAATTAAGAAATGGgacaggaaaaagaagaaaatgatcaCCATAAATAAC GATCGGAAGGCTAACAAAATTCGAACCGAGTCAGGCGTTTGGATTCCTGCAAGTTACAAAACGAATCGTTATTCAATGTGGAAAGAGAAAAGTAAAATCGACGCTATAAATGACGACGATAGCGAAGAAGAACCCCAAGAAATGCAAAAAT TGCTAACAACCGCGAATACACATTGGGCACGTCACAATCAGAAACTGAAGGAGAagattaaaacaaataaagaactAAAAAGACCAGAACAAATTCTAAAGGCACGGAAACTGCTGGAACGAAAACGAAATAGAAACGGTAGAAAAGGCAAAGGTCAAAAGAGTAGAAAGAAGTGA